DNA from Prunus persica cultivar Lovell chromosome G6, Prunus_persica_NCBIv2, whole genome shotgun sequence:
TATGTGGTGCTAGAGATGTTTTTTTTCcaggaaatatttttgctcatcaCTTTAATCTAATGTGTATGCTCACTATCTTTCTTAATACTTGACACGTATCCATAGGCATAACCAtgattaattttttactttgatttatGTGACTATGATTATGCTTATAAACACATGTCAAGTGTTAAGAATGGTAGTGAGCATACATCttgggttaaagtggtgagcaaagatgctccttttttttttcttttttttttttaagatgaGACTAGGGTTTTCAATATGAATAGTTTAAAATAACAGTTAAAAATGGTgtgatgaaaaaataaaattatatatatgaaccTTAACTTGTATCTATTTTAGGCATATTAATATCTCGAAATTAGGAAATAAACATTCATATTTAAGTTTCTTATCCGGTTTTGGAATTATCTTTTTGTCACCACATGTATATGGCTCATTAGTTGGTCCAAAACTTTATATCAGTGGGTGATACCATTAATTATGGTAGACAAGTACTTAGGCTATGTTTGACAATGTTTTTCAAATGGGTAAAATTATATTGTATATATGCATACCATGcatatatacatttattaaaaaaataataataaaattaaaaaaaaaaaaaaactccctTGGCCTTTGATACGAATTTAGACTTCTTGTATTAGTTTCTTCACATCAATAATATTCTATCGtttaacataaataaataaataaatatcccatatctatatatttcttttatttattgttatcTTCCATCTTAACATTTTCAAttcagtttctttcttttacatTATATCCTAACCTATCCCAATAACGAAGAATAATTCACCTAATTATGGTTCTGTAGAACTTCTTTTTTAATCTATTCGCACAACCTGGCTGGAGCTTGCAAGCTATCCATTGTCCCAgcaataaaataagataaaaatgaattaaagacACCAAAAAACTTAGTAGCTAATCTGGGCCAACGTGATCTAAGTGGGACTAAAGTAGTACTTAAACCCCTTTAATAATAagctttggttttttcttgttttccgGTGAGAAAGTgagaaagtgagagagagagagagagagagagagagagagagagagagagagagagagagagagagagagagagagagagagagatagagatagaGAAAGGTGGTGAAGGCAAATGGATAGGAGAGTGGGTATATATTTGAGTTGAGCTCATGCGTAAGCTGGCCAAATATTTCAGAAATGAGAGGGCCCCCATTAATTTAATTCCTTCTTTTTTATACGTGAgtttataattattatgacAAGTTCCATTCCATGCACTGCAATCAATGACGAAATAAGGGCCTTCTTCTTCGTTGCGTGCATGGAATGAGTTCCTCCAACCACCGATGACGTGCCACCTGTTCCTTGTTGCTGACTTCTAGCTACTCAGCCACTTATATAATAAtacattaatttcataaatttgctcacccctttcttttcttttgttttccttttcttttctccatttcccaCACTTAGATCGGGTTCCTCATTTTGACTGttaagaagcaaaaatggaagaaattggataGTCATATTAGGCTGACCAAATGTAAGAGAAAAAATTGTGTGGGGAATTTGACAGGCTATCGCCTAATTAAATCAGAATATGTGTTGTATGTGGCAAGAAATTAGTTTTTCTCCGCATCTAGACATCAAACtctgtttatttattagtGAAAGTAGTCGGAACTTAGTGATAAATACACTAAATGGATATATGATATGTGGGCGACTTGCttcttttcgttttttttttttttatgtttcctCATAGattaaatacaaatatataaagttgttttttttgcttgatgtgtatatatatatatatatatgtcttttttcaaaatataattcaagGAAGGGGAGAGCCGCCGCACTATACATGATCAAAATATATTCCAAGATTAATGGTGCTCAAGCTATAACCTGCTCATGTGACATTTTCCAATTTGTCGTAGCCCAAGACTATCAAAGCAAGCTTTGGTGAATCAAGCACACTACGAATTATAAAATCCTCATCATTGACgagtaatgttttttttttttatggcaaTTCTATCACCACTGTTTTAGTCGCTATATGTCTGCAGTGGGGCCATATACCCCCCacgaaaaaatgaaaatgaaaaataaatttaaaaaaaaaaaaaccatggtCCACTTATGATTAATCAAGACAATATCAAGACAGATTGTCAAGACGAAAATAATGTCGAGTGAGTTATGAAGCACAGAGAAGGGTAAATTTGTCatttcaagaagaaaaagggtgTAGTTGTTTTGCTAGCAAATAGGAGACTAGCACGTCAGTCAGCCTCGATGTGATTGGAGGCGACAAGAAGATGGTGTATATAAATAGAGTGGTGAGTTATCAATGGTTGGATTGGAGGGAGGCAACCAAATCTTCTTAGGTAAAGAAAATGGGAAGGTCTCCTTGTTGTGATGAGAGTGGCCTCAAGAAAGGTCCCTGGACCCCTGAAGAAGATCAAAAGCTCATGAATTACATTCAGAAAAATGGCCATGGAAGCTGGAGAGCCCTTCCAAAACTTGCAGGTACTGATCCTCTCATGTACACAAcataaaactctctctctctctctctcttaactgggttatgttttttttttcttgaaataatTTCAGGCTTAAACAGATGCGGCAAGAGTTGCAGGTTACGATGGACAAACTACCTTAGGCCAGATATAAAGAGAGGGAAGTTTtctcaagaagaagaacaaacaaTTCTGAACCTCCATTCCATCCTTGGCAACAAGTAGGcttcatattattttttttcacaaacttaattattttatatattgtgGCATATATTATTACTCAATCAGATCCTCTATAACGTTGTATATGTTGAGACAGTATATATTGTTGGTCAAGCAAGATCATTATTAGGTAGATTATTCTTCTAATATATGGTATCtagcaagaaaatatatccatttttattattataaaaaaaaatacatgttgCTTGATGTATGTATAAACTTACccttctttgttttggttcTTGACAAGATGGTCAGCAATTGCAAGTCACCTACCCGGTCGGACggataatgaaataaaaaatttctggaaCACccatttgaagaagaagctgatTCAGATGGGTTTTGATCCGATGACTCACCGGCCTCGGACCGATATCTTCTCTAGCTTGCCTCATCTTCTAGCTCTTGTCAATTTGAAAGAGCTCCTGGACCATGGAGGGCACACATCTTGGGATGAACAAGCTGTGAGACTACAAGCAGAAGCAGCTCAAATGGCTAGGCTCCAATACCTACAATGTCTCCTCCAACCTCCTCCTGCTAATAATTCCTTTGGAGCTGGTAGCCCAAGCAACCTAAATGATATCACTGACATGGAGACCATCAATCTTTTGAGCTCTCTCTGTTCATATCAGTTGgatcaaaacccaccacaatATCCTGGAGCTAATTTCGAACCAGTCCAAGATCATAATTCAATCCCTTTCTCTCATTTGCCTGACTTACAAACCTATCAAACACCTTCACTGAACAACAACAAGGACATGGTTAACCAAGCTGAAGATCAATTTGCTGTAGTTTTGAGCCAAGGGCAAAACTCTCCCAACAATCCATGGAacattccttcttcttcaaacaCCACTCCATCTCCTACTTCTATGGCTCCTCCGGTGGCAGAGACTTCGATAAGCAACACCATGGGAGATGCTTGCAGTACTTCAAGCTTTGGAGGAGTGGCTAATTCGGCTTGGTCTGAGCTTCTTCTTGAGGACTCTTTTTTCAATGAGattgcttaattaattaggtaGAGATGTGTGCTAAAGGTTTCTAATTGCATGATCACTTACTATTTATGTGTACTTtctgataatatatatttacatatgTGTATACTCTTCGTTAATTATATGTATAATTAATCGTTTAATTATATGTATAATTAATCGTTCTGAGGTCTCATGCAAGAGGAATCTGTTTTACTAGctgattaattaatatttaattacatGTTTTCCCAATTGGAGAAAAGAAACCGAACCAACCCAACATTCCTGcagattaattaatattattatcatcatcatcatctttatTATCACCTAATGCTTTGAAATCTCACTACATGCATATGCATGGCACGCAAGTCCAAGGAAAAACAACCACAATGACACATATATTACAATGCTAATAACATCTGCCTAATTTCTTTGGCCAATAGAACCAGGTAAAGGTCAAATCCACAATAGAATAGGTGACAGGTCCTCCCTCTGCCTATTCCTAATCTCTTGCCGCTCCCTCCACAGCACCTTACTTGATTGATGCACGTGGCATTATATGTGTACCATATTCTTGTTCAATCAAATCATGAAGGCTTGAGAGTCATTCGCACATTAAAATTTTTGTACTACTCATAGTGTATTTCAACCACGTGCCAGATGATTAATGGCTAGTTCTATGGGAGAAGCATCTattgtttgagtttttaacTCTCTATGTTTTCATAGGATGCTATGCTTGTGTATATGTTTATGGACTCctcaaatatattttgggaATTGTTANNNNNNNNNNNNNNNNNNNNNNNNNNNNNNNNNNNNNNNNNNNNNNNNNNNNNNNNNNNNNNNNNNNNNNNNNNNNNNNNNNNNNNNNNNNNNNNNNNNNAAAATTTCCAATTGCCCCCTTGGGGTTAAAAATTGGaacaatattaatttttttttaatttaaacttttttccatacccccccccccccccccccccttttttttgggCCAAAGTTAAAAAGGGTATTATGGagaaaactcacacacacagatACTATGGGAGCTTGAACCCAGAACCGGTTGGATACGCCAATTGTACAGCCACCAGTTGAAGTGTGAGTTACATATTTCAAAAAGATTCATTCCATTTAGAACCAACAAACTTCTAATTTTATCcggtaaaagaaaaacaaaacacaaccaCAAACAGCAGCCATCCATGGTGTTGTGGAAACTGTCAGAAATACATTAATTGTGTGGGTGCTCAAACGTGTGGGGTACTGCTTGGGTGCGCCGACAAATTAATTAGGTTTAGGCATGtccaacaaaattaaacatgtttatttcttttaaaggtTACGAGAGGGCTTTTtaattctccttttttttttcttcatattcatgccccttttttgttttttttgtttttataaaggAAATGAGAGGCATTtcgttttgtttggtttgaacTATGACGATATTAGATATTGTTGAATTCATGGCTAATGCTAGTAAAAACCACAATTTTACAGTGATCAAATCATGTCGTCACGAATAAGACACATATCACATTATAGTGGTAGTGTTGCCATTGTGTTTTTCCACTgcattttaaaagaaaaatgttagaaATGTGGAATTAAATACTTACAAACTATATAGGAATGAAATGTacttttcaaatgattaaTTGGGACCTAAAGTCTAACTTTATGTCACCCCAACCCGATATTGGatgtaaatttcattttttactaGTCTTGTCTCACATCCCATCGGttagaaaaaaggaaaaaaaaaagccaacatTCCATGATTTCTCTCCCATGAATAGAAGATAACAAGGAAAAGGATGAGGACCGCGCAGAGAAACATACATTTCATAGCTTAATTCCATGCATTTGAAATGCAATTTGTGAACTTGTCCGAATACGTCAAGATAAAGCTATAGAGATTGACCAAAAATTTCGAACTGGGCAGCCTTCAACCACTCTTATATAGCTAGGAATCTGATCTAAGTTTCCTTCTTGTTTTCAACACAGAAGTTCTTTTTTAggcaatttctcttttaatagagagagagagaagagaaagtttGACCAAGATGTTAGGTCAAGGGAGTGACGATAATTCATGGAATCTCAATGATAAGAGAGGGACCCGAGTGGTTAGGACTTCCGGGGCACAAAAGAGTTTTCGGAATTATGATATTGGACAGACTGCTACCATAACTCCAAGGTTTCATTGGCTCACATACCCAGGactatgtatatattttgtcttttgatAGGGATGGCGGTTGGAGCTAGCTAAACCCTACTTATAAAAATTGATGAGTTGATTTCTAGTATCGGGTTTTACTTataaaatttagtttttatttatagaaaaataaaatgatggaCTGcagataataaataattaatttgaagaGGTAAATccgaatttattatttttctttctagaaTGCTAATCTTAACAAGTTGTCACCCTTTTAAAATGGCTTGATAACACAACTCAAAGGAAATAGTAGTGGCGGACTTGGGCTCGATGGGATGGGGGCCAAATTGCTAAAGccaaaatttgacattttgtaGGGGCCGAGAGTATCAATCAATAATATTCGATCAAATTGGTGTTATCAAGGGTCcgtttcatatttatttactCAAAACTCGAAGTTAGTAGGTTAAGGTTGACAAGTATTTGATCCAGACTCGTACACACTAGCACATTACTCAAGATTCATTTTGTTAAGAACTAACCCTTAAAGTTAAGCTTGAAGTTGAAGACATCCGGATGTTATTACTGCATGTCATGTATTTTCTACTATTCTCTTTACTTTCTTCCCCGTTTACAACGATGTTTGCACTATAATAACGTTCAGATGTCCGCATAAGAGAAGAactgtatatatgtatatatatcccATAAGTTTTAGTTTCATATTTGCATAGAAAGTCTTGAGTGAATGCGCCAAGATAAACAAATACGCATATGTATCAAGTTAAAGTATTGCCTAAATAAAGGTTTCGCTTGAAAAAGTTGCATGTAACTAACTCCTTGTATCACCTAAAGCATATGTCCATATGGTCTTGGCGGCTATATAGGTTTCATCACCATTCCGAGTATGCATAAGTTAGCCTCTCCCATCAGAGTTAGGTTTGAAAAGATTTTGTACTTGAATTAAATCACATTAATTAATGCATAATCCTGTATCTATTTTCCTAATTGAATACGTACGAGGAGTACACTTGGTGGATTAAAATGACTCACCCTAGCCTTCTAGCTTCTGCCTTAGCCTTCAAGATATCTATATATTAATGTCAACATAATAACAACAGCAGTTAACGGTAATTATCATGGTAATCTTTTTAGGTGAGAAATCATtagaattaattaaatatatccGTACAATGATCATTTCTCATGTAAAAGAAGGCAATGTAGAACTATAGATTTCCTagctttattttttggtcaaaactaTCGATTTCATTAatagtgaagaaaaaaaaacccgcTTACATCACTGGCTAAGGTATTGGGCGCATTTGAGAcaggtttttataaaaagtcCTTCTGCTTATAAGTGCTCTTTTAGAAGCTCTTTTATTAGAAGCAAGCGGAGATTTTTATTACAAATCCAAATGCTTACTAAAAAAACACTTCTCTAGAAAGTACTTTTATAACCCAAAAACACTCTAGTTTTTCTGCCAAATACTGTTAAAAAcattttttgttgtcaaaaatgtttttaatacctttttttttttttggggatcGAATTTTTAATACCATCTAAGAAACAGTAAGAAACATGCCACAATTAAATTGAGCAAACATATACATCAAGGTTACTTTTCTAACAAGGATTTGACTGTAATGTTTACAGTTAACTGATCTATTAACATCACTAATTAAATTGAGCCAATT
Protein-coding regions in this window:
- the LOC18772081 gene encoding transcription factor MYB80, whose amino-acid sequence is MGRSPCCDESGLKKGPWTPEEDQKLMNYIQKNGHGSWRALPKLAGLNRCGKSCRLRWTNYLRPDIKRGKFSQEEEQTILNLHSILGNKWSAIASHLPGRTDNEIKNFWNTHLKKKLIQMGFDPMTHRPRTDIFSSLPHLLALVNLKELLDHGGHTSWDEQAVRLQAEAAQMARLQYLQCLLQPPPANNSFGAGSPSNLNDITDMETINLLSSLCSYQLDQNPPQYPGANFEPVQDHNSIPFSHLPDLQTYQTPSLNNNKDMVNQAEDQFAVVLSQGQNSPNNPWNIPSSSNTTPSPTSMAPPVAETSISNTMGDACSTSSFGGVANSAWSELLLEDSFFNEIA